A genomic stretch from Spodoptera frugiperda isolate SF20-4 chromosome 14, AGI-APGP_CSIRO_Sfru_2.0, whole genome shotgun sequence includes:
- the LOC118279079 gene encoding uncharacterized protein LOC118279079, protein MRLLHSYEIFYHRSGVRKRVKNRWITDAIYLPDAQYLMMSASDRSLTVYDAATLSHTPLYCITGLPSIPTCMAYTPSSRSCDTSELAFGTERGDITLMRFLQPKLQLFHTKTPDAINYYFWMELPSPPHTSYCSITRWRKVHSRSVKRVAYSRGGIILVSCSHDATASVRIRHVPGKMDDYVFKVIRGVTCFHIVSALHLVATGGCDGSVRLWQPCGRAPFATLAAPTSPAILDLAIIAAHELIIAFCNNCTLYIWDLYEECLLQTIKIKFPFLGVLGKKVEFGPYCIHPGPVRKEKEEEEESMIEEPIVLSRRASSVYQGSTGGLMLQLDMENEWDKKGLEDEPEYKRFNRCEIMVSCCDFVCTVRLTDVMGAVVPPPADTLRARRPSVWDLPDYPATSTSSTTPRLRPSLAPTPQLLSPSTAEFPLTDLDTLLENAGLQGILEKDFVLMQGLKNDLNKKLAEMEANKQVMTNAVSAGAPYLALKTYDPSLVEPVDEMLDEYRRVMKLFPSTSITGTPTGSEKSTPRRSRSQKL, encoded by the exons ATGCGCCTACTGCACTCTTACGAG ATATTTTACCATCGATCGGGGGTTCGCAAGCGTGTGAAGAACCGATGGATAACTGACGCGATATACTTACCG GATGCTCAGTACCTGATGATGTCGGCATCAGACCGCAGTTTGACGGTGTATGACGCTGCAACGCTGTCACATACGCCGCTCTACTGTATTACTGGACTGCCAAGCATTCCTACA TGCATGGCGTACACACCTTCGTCGCGTTCATGTGACACCTCGGAACTCGCGTTCGGCACGGAGCGCGGTGACATCACGCTCATGCGGTTCCTCCAGCCGAAACTACAGCTGTTCCATACTAAAACACCTGATGCTATTAATTATTACTTCTGGATG GAGTTGCCGTCCCCCCCTCACACCTCATACTGCAGCATCACGCGCTGGCGCAAGGTCCACTCGCGGTCAGTGAAGCGCGTGGCGTACAGTCGCGGCGGCATCATCCTCGTCAGCTGTTCCCATGACGCGACCGCCAGTGTACGCATCCGACATGTGCCCGGCAAGATGGATGACTATGTCTTCAAAGTTATCAGG GGTGTCACTTGTTTCCACATAGTATCGGCGCTGCACTTGGTAGCGACAGGCGGCTGCGATGGCTCAGTGCGACTGTGGCAGCCCTGTGGCCGCGCGCCGTTCGCGACACTCGCAGCTCCCACCTCGCCTGCAATACTAGATCTAGCCATTATAGCTGCACATGAACTCATCATCGCCTTCTGTAACAACTGT ACGTTGTATATCTGGGATCTGTACGAGGAGTGTTTGCTGCAGACTATCAAGATTAAGTTCCCGTTTCTTGGAGTTCTCGGCAAGAAGGTCGAGTTTGGTCCTTACTGCATACATCCAG GTCCTGTTCGCAAAGAGaaggaagaagaagaagaatcaATGATAGAAGAGCCGATAGTGCTATCCCGGCGCGCGTCCAGCGTGTACCAGGGCTCTACGGGCGGGCTGATGCTGCAGCTCGACATGGAAAACGAATGGGATAAGAAGGGATTGGAAGATGAACC AGAGTACAAGCGCTTCAACCGCTGCGAGATAATGGTGTCCTGCTGTGACTTCGTGTGCACGGTGCGGCTGACTGACGTGATGGGCGCTGTGGTGCCGCCGCCGGCCGACACGCTGCGGGCACGACGACCCTCCGTGTGGGACCTGCCTGACTATCCTGCTACTAGCA CATCATCTACAACTCCTCGTTTGAGACCCTCGTTGGCACCAACTCCTCAACTTCTGTCACCTTCAACAGCAGAGTTTCCTCTTACTGATCTTGACACGTTACTGGAAAATGCAG GGTTACAAGGAATTCTGGAGAAAGACTTCGTTCTAATGCAAGGacttaagaatgatttgaacaAGAAACTGGCAGAAATGGAAGCAAATAAGCAAGTG ATGACAAACGCTGTGTCTGCTGGTGCGCCGTACTTGGCGCTGAAGACATACGACCCGAGCCTCGTGGAGCCCGTCGACGAGATGCTGGACGAGTACAGACGAGTTATGAA GCTATTCCCGAGTACGAGCATAACCGGGACACCGACTGGTAGTGAGAAGTCCACACCAAGGCGGAGCAGAAgtcaaaaattatga